CTTCATCATCACCTGATTGTCGGTCCTGACATTTGGAAATACATTCACCTCAGAAAAAGTCAGTAATTCACAATTAAGATGATACCTCAGTTGCACATTTCTGATGATTTTTTCTACCTTGAGTTGTTCGGCAAATCGCTGACGTTGGACCACAGGATCATTCAATTCAGTGTAAGCATTGCAAAGCTGTGCAATTACAGAGTAGTAGTAACAAGTATGAATGAGAGAGTTGgtttagaaaaaacaaaaaatagaaatagaaaacaaatctTGAAATGGCGTAGGTACTTCATGCTTGTTGACAAACAATTCAAAACGTTCAGTCAAGCTTTGTTTCGATCTGTGCCACTTTGCCAAAGGACTCATTATTTCTGGATGGTTGATGATGAAAGTAGGATTTACACAGGCCTCCTCAAGAAAATGCCCCACAAGCTGCAACATTGCAAAATggcaataattaaaaatccataaaatttaaaataagctATACATCATAAAAGATACAATTGCAATCACAAAATGTTGCACCAAAAATAAGTCAGAAGTGGTGCATAAGTCTCAAATTGCACCAAAAATTCACTCAGAAGCTCATACAACTTACTCAAAATATTACAACCTACAAGCCAAGGAAGACCATTATCGTCCAATGgcgaaaaatacaaaaacatttgagagagagagggggggccAAGGGGGGGAAGGGAAGGAATGGTCTGCCAGCATACAAGTaatattgtattttaataaaaataatccatGTGAGAAAACATAAGTAAGAGCATTCCACCAGATATTGATGATTGAAAAATTGGTAAGATAAAAGAAACGGAAAAACAAATAGAGCAAGAAGGGCTTTAAGCATTTTCTCATGTCAGGCCTTAAAAATGGTATGAAATGCAAGCACTTGAACAATGAAACCACcaaaaaaacaagttttcaaGGATGTATTGCTTTCATTTTGGAGATTAAAATGTCTTCATCAGAACATCTTTTCCTTGTAGGAATTGGGATTGAATCTAAGACATAGGAATTAGAAGactaaatttcttttttgatggATTTAATATTATTAGCCATCTACTGCCCAAGCTTTATCTCTTTTTCTGGTTCATTCATCAAGTCTCCACACTTCAGGTTGAAGCTCCAATGATGAACATGACCGCTGGGGGAGCAGTGGCTCATCCATAGGAATTAGAAGACCAAATAGGTTCTTATAATGTACCAATACCAGGTCCAATAAAATTCAGAAGGTATTGGAGGAAGCCCCCAACCAAATAAAGGTTTTTGCTATTAGCTTAATTTCAATTAAAGGACCACTACAAATAATACTCCAAAAATTGGGAGCCAAAGGAGTTTTTCAAAGTGCTCATGGTGGGAAAAATGTGTCAAAATACTCCATTTGTAATTTTCTCTTATACAAAAAATTTCCacagaaaatttaagaaactaaaacaattttttagaattaatttcaCTCACCTGCCTTTAGGATTTGGCTAAATACACTCCCATTGGTTTGAAGTTTCATCAAATGCCCTCCTTATTTTGAGAGAGATAGGCTCCTCTCTCTCAAAATAAGGagggtatttgatgaaatttcaaaccaatgacGGTTAAGTGTATTCAGCCAAAACCTCAGGGGAGGTGACAGAGATTAACCCTAATCTTGTCTCCTTCGCTAGCTCAATTTAAAAATCCAGAATTTGAactataatataaaagtttcaGCTCTGATCACAAGGCTGGAGATTACGGAGGAGTAGATCAAGGAGGGATGTTAGAAGAGACAACGGTGTCTTTGGTGTTAGAGGTGGTTACATCTAACAGAAGTTAGTAGTACCTGTGATGGTGGTGGACAGTGAATGTGAGGCAATTATGCTGGTGGTTCTTAACAAGTTACCATTGGTGGTGGCACATATGTTGAAGGGTTGGCAGCAGAAGTGACACTAGTAAAATTACCTGGATTTGGGATAGGTTTTGAAAAGGATAGTTTAGTAGGATGACCTATCAATATTATCTTGTCAATAGCATGTGGTAACATTATGTGATTCTAGTATTCATAGAAATGCTGATGCTGGCAACATGCACTAACAGGGGGGTGTCGATAGTGGCAGCAATGCTGGCATGGTTCCAAAGTTGTAGGTAATGGTGAAGACAACAGTGGCAGAAACAACAGTGGTTGTGTCAGTGTCAGTGGTGTTGAGAGGAGCTGGTAGTGATTTTAAAGTGTAGCAGCACATGGCTAGCCTGGTGAAGGAGGTCGAGGTGGAAGAAATGTGATTTGTTGGCAGTGCAGCCATCAGCCATCTACCAAGGGTTGAGATGAGCCATTTGCTGAACCCATAAGGGCTACTGAACCATGAAGAGTCATGTTTTCGAACTTACCCAGCAAGGAAGCAGTAATATAACATTAGACCACAAACTTTGTCATATTCCCAGATTCCATTGATAGATATTGAGATGCTTAGGAATGGGTCAAAAATAAATAGAGGATTTACTTTGTCCAACAAACGAGCCGTTGTTTGAGGAGGGGGGCATTTGATATCAAATTTCAAGCATGCATCCACCAAATATTTGTTTGCTTCATCGCTCGAGAGATCCTTGGGTATGCTGAGGTCTGCCATCTTCTCTAAATCCTCTATCATGTCAATCCTCCTGTAATATTTAAAACATCAATCACAAAAGTTATTCCAGAAGGATGGATGTTTGAGGTTATACTTTGCACCATAGATTAATATAGTCAATAAACCTGAAAGGTGGAGTGAAGTCAATCTCAATTGGATCCTTATCCAAGCCATTTGCAtggtatttaattttgtagCCACCTGTAAGTTCCTTGACCATACCTGTTTCAATTAACTAtggttagaaaaaaaattcagggaaaaaattaataaggatGATGAAATgccacaaggaaaaaaaaatgtgcttGTTTGGAACAACCCAAATGCCATGCTTACCACTCAACATTTTCTCAGTGAGCTCCATCACGTCATTGTAGTCTGCAAAGGCCATATAAAACTCACATGTAGTGAATTCAGGATTATGGGTCAAATCAATTCCCTCATTCCTAAATTGTTTTCCGATTTCATAAACTCGGTCTAATCCACCAACAACTAGCTCCTTAAGGTAGAGTTCAGGAGCGATACGCATATATAACTTCATGTTTAGATCATTGTGATGAGTCACAAATGGACGAGCCGCTGCACCCCCAGGAATCATGTTCATCATTGGAGTTTCAACCTGAAGTGTGGAGACTCAATGAATGAACGAGAAAAAGAGATAAAGCTTGGGCATTAGACGGCTAATAATATTAAACAATATTGATAATAAAGGAAGATTAACACCTGAACAAATGACTAACCTCCAAGAAATCAAGATTGTCAAGAAAGCTTCTAATGTATGAAATAATCTTAGCTCGGGTCTTGAATATTTGTCGAACCTCCATATTCAACATCAAATCCAGGTAACGTTGACGATATCGAGTTTcctaccaaaaatataaataagaaaataaattttaaaattttaaaattaaataaattaaatttaaaaaaaaaaaaccttgataACCAAACAatgaaaggaaatttttttctaaactaccaagaataaaaataatgcaaCAACTTATAAGGATAGGAAACAAAGAATTTCAAATAGCACAATTAATAATGTCAACACAACTCCATACTGCTCAGATGATTGAAGTGGAACTCACATCAGTGTGCCACTGGgaaaaaaactcacttttctGTTATCCTATAAGACACTATTCACATTACTGCACAAGCAACATTAATATTATACAGAACATTCAGGTTATTGACTAGGAGGGAGGTGTGGTTTGGtgcaacaaaacaaccaaacttCCCTTCTCTAGTTTAGTTGCGTTCTAGGCACTTTCATCAATGTAAACGAAGCTGCATCAAAATTGTTCACTGATAGTCATTTAATCAACTTTAGCCCTAATAAATCTAACTCTCTCCCAAGTAAACCTTATACTATACTTATAAATAAGTCTAAAAACACATCGTTATATTAACAAGCACCATTAACGATGGCAAGAGAGCAGCTGCCACGCTGCTGCCACATCCATATTCGGCGTTCCCATCCTCTCCTGCTCCCATTCTCTCCTGCAATGCCCTCCATTCAATCAAACATCCACTGCCATGCCACAGGCTGGAAAAATTGATATATCATGATAAGTGGTCAAAAACAATCAGCATTGTTGCCATGTTGCTGATATATCAGTGATCTTTTGCcgatttttgagaaaaatcagCCTTCCAAGATGTCTCCATCACTTTTTGCTTTGGAATTTGCCGATACACATTATTTCATCAAAATATCCCCAATTTTTAGCGACATTTTTGTCCTTGCTTATAACTTGGGTTGCTCTTCCTGAAATGCCCTAAATCCAATCCAGCTGTGCCCAACCAAAGAAATTCTAACTCAATCTTGATTCCAAATGCTCGATTAAATATGACTACATCAATAGATAATAACTCAACATACATTAGAATGTGTAATGATATGTAGAGCACTTGTCCTATTGATTGGGGCACAATGGACGCTTTTCAACTCAAGACTCTATCCATTTGTGTCCAACTATTTAAACACTTGCAGAAGAGCAAATCTCCTTTTTAGTTTGATattatcaaaaagaaaagaaaattataccaTTTATATAAAGAACTTCTACTACCATTTGCTTTTTAACAATTAAACGAGTACCATAACAGTTCTAATTATATGATAGTTATTTGGTGTCATTACAATCTTGAATTTTTCATGCATACATAGATAAATgtgtattatatatattaaagctACCTAGATAAATTTTCACATATCTGTTCACCCTTGAGGCTTGgatcaagtggtaaagggtttTGTGGGAGGTTTCAGATTAAAGACCCAatgggacaaaaatttaccaatccaaaaaaaaaaaaaatcattttatatgttcaATACAATAAATCCACAATCACTCACATATAAACATCCTTCTGTCTAGAGTTTTGGGAGTTGACATGTCTAATACCCCATGTTTGTCTCCATGTATCTCTAATATTGTTCAGGTTCTTTTCAAGACGTAAAACTAAATCAGGCTGATCCACTAATCGATGGGTTTCCCAAGTGGGTAAAAAATACATTGAAAATGGACATCGCAAAATCTTTTTTTCACCTTGCTCTTTGCATTGCTAAAATCATCCCtgcctaaaaaaaaagaaaaaaaaatggtaatttgtAGACCTACATCATGAGCCAAGATAACTAATATGCCTAGTCTGAAAGCTACAAAGTGTATCATGTGAAACCAACAACCATGGAAGTAAACAAAAATGTGTATGAATATTTAATCAGTAAATATGCATGCATTTCAAGTTCAACATAATGATACagaaattaaatgagtaaaGTGAATTAATTATAGGAAacgacatttttttttcatttaactaGGATGAAATCAATAAGAGCAACTCAActcaaatgaaaaacaaaaagaacaaaatttggGCAATTGACAAAATTTCAATTAGTTAAGAGGTCATGTTTTAAGTTGTAGGCTATTAACTAATACCtgatctttcaaaatatatgttTCAGGATTCCTGGTACTTCCTGGGACCCATACATCAGTTTTCTGTACAAACGCCATAAAAAATTGATGTTAGCAAAAAGCCAGACAACATTAAATCAATCACAAAACAAAATCTGCTCACCTTCACATTGGCATTATCAGAACCAGGACCAGCTTTCTGTCTTGGCATCATATGGAGACAATGAGATAAGACTACAAAAGATTTTGGAAAAATACTTAGCTCCCCCCTTTTGGTTTTTCCTGAAAAATAgttaaacaaaaaaaggaaaaaaccaaattaaaaataaggaaCAACATAAATCACCATAGCTTGAACATGAGCATCATTAGAAATTCTTCAATTAACCATAATGCAAAATGCTTTCAGTAAACATTAACCCAAAAACTGACTCCCATGGATAATAAAAAAGGTAAGATGACAAACAAAGCATCAATATAACCGTAAGAACATGgcatgaaagaaaagaaagaacgaTATCAAAATAGTGGGACATTGAGATGTTGTCAATATTCTAACATCTTTTAAATGATTGCAATCGATAATATCCGTGCAGTGCACCAACATAACATCTAGTAAAAGAACCCACGAGATGATAACAAAGTTGTATATAGTAGAAGGAAACAGATAAAAATGGTTGGGCATAGGAATGGCTATCAGAAGCGAGTACGAGAAGGGGCAGAAGAGAGCACCCTACACCAGTCATAGTAAAGGTTCGGAGAAAGTAGGAAGATCCAAACACACACATACAActttaacaataaattaaaagctTAACTAAGATTGTACAAGAAACATATCTAAAACCTACATTATCAAGTAATTAAAGATTTGGGGATTATACTACTGCATGAAAAAGTACCAAAAACATTAGATGTAGGCTCAAGGCCCctattctcaattttttttcccctacaAAGGTAGCAGGTAGGTGCTGGAAgggaagaacaaaaaaaaaaaaatgatataaaaagctaataaaaaaccaatatgaTTCAGGATCATAACCAATAGCCAAAACTCTAGGATCTTATCCTGTTTCCAAATGGCAATG
Above is a genomic segment from Vitis riparia cultivar Riparia Gloire de Montpellier isolate 1030 chromosome 14, EGFV_Vit.rip_1.0, whole genome shotgun sequence containing:
- the LOC117929446 gene encoding lysine--tRNA ligase, cytoplasmic-like, which translates into the protein MEGAAEEAAKAISDLSMDGSSSETISKNARKKELKMKQREEEKKRKEEEKVKQAAAVSSSKVQKPMAGDDEDMDPTQYFENRVKYLAAQKAAGKNPYPHKFFVTLSILEYIEKYGALSNGDHLEDVTVSLAGRIMSKRSSSSKLFFYDLHGDGAKVQVMADARSSDMDEAEFSRFHSGVKRGDIVGVTGFPGKTKRGELSIFPKSFVVLSHCLHMMPRQKAGPGSDNANVKKTDVWVPGSTRNPETYILKDQETRYRQRYLDLMLNMEVRQIFKTRAKIISYIRSFLDNLDFLEVETPMMNMIPGGAAARPFVTHHNDLNMKLYMRIAPELYLKELVVGGLDRVYEIGKQFRNEGIDLTHNPEFTTCEFYMAFADYNDVMELTEKMLSGMVKELTGGYKIKYHANGLDKDPIEIDFTPPFRRIDMIEDLEKMADLSIPKDLSSDEANKYLVDACLKFDIKCPPPQTTARLLDKLVGHFLEEACVNPTFIINHPEIMSPLAKWHRSKQSLTERFELFVNKHELCNAYTELNDPVVQRQRFAEQLKDRQSGDDEAMALDETFCMALEYGLPPTGGWGLGIDRLTMMLTDSQNIKEVLLFPAMKPQDEPSSVQPPAQPSTQAV